A genomic segment from Microcella flavibacter encodes:
- a CDS encoding RNA degradosome polyphosphate kinase, with protein MQDEDTPRTDSDYQVDGGVGGDFLDDDYEYDVADETLPADRYLDRELSWLRFNQRVLELAEDPAVPLLERVNFLAIFASNLDEFFMVRVAGLKRRIVTGLAVPTNVGRAPQDVLADINRIALELQHRHIAVLHDLVKPELDDAGIHIENWADLDEDDRQQIDRIFSQKIFPVLMPLAVDPAHPFPYISGLSLNLSVRVRNPKTEKVEFARLKVPQVLPRFVQLPDDGSGRVRFLTLEDLISNHLDQLFPGMEILEHHEFRVTRNEDVEIEEDESENLIQALERELLRRRFGPPIRLEITDDMDDVTLGLLVRELGITEQEVYRLPAPLDLGGLFEISKLDRPHLKFPKHVPVTPLELQPSEPNAKPDVFRALQRGEVLVHHPYESFATSVQAFLEQAARDPNVLAIKQTLYRTSGDSPIVEALIDAAEAGKAVLALVEIKARFDEQNNIEWARKLEKAGVHVVYGLVGLKTHCKLALVVRQEKNGDLRYYSHIGTGNYNPKTSRIYEDFGLFTADPIVGKDLTRLFNELSGYAIEKKYKRLLVAPRYLRRGLLKSIRTETQNALEGKPAGIRIKVNSLVDEAIIDALYRASAAGASVDIVVRGICALTPGREGLSENIRVRSVLGRYLEHSRIFAFENDGDPQVYIGSADMMHRNLDRRVEALVRLQEPAHLAQIDELFTTSMSTTTASWQLQPDGEWMRHYRDSRGRHLADLQNVVMNGITARRRPRTTR; from the coding sequence ATGCAGGACGAGGACACCCCCCGCACCGATTCCGATTACCAGGTCGACGGCGGTGTCGGCGGCGACTTCCTCGACGACGACTACGAGTACGACGTCGCCGATGAGACGCTGCCCGCCGACCGCTACCTCGACCGCGAGCTGAGCTGGCTGCGCTTCAACCAGCGCGTGCTCGAGCTCGCCGAGGACCCGGCGGTGCCGCTGCTCGAGCGGGTGAACTTCCTCGCGATCTTCGCCTCGAACCTCGACGAGTTCTTCATGGTGCGCGTCGCCGGCCTCAAGCGCCGCATCGTCACCGGCCTCGCCGTGCCGACGAACGTCGGGCGCGCCCCGCAGGACGTGCTGGCCGACATCAACCGCATCGCGCTCGAGCTGCAGCACCGCCACATCGCCGTGCTGCACGACCTCGTCAAGCCCGAGCTGGACGATGCGGGCATCCACATCGAGAACTGGGCCGACCTCGACGAGGACGACCGCCAGCAGATCGACCGCATCTTCTCGCAGAAGATCTTCCCGGTGCTCATGCCGCTCGCGGTCGACCCGGCGCACCCGTTCCCCTACATCTCGGGCCTCTCGCTCAACCTCTCGGTGCGGGTGCGCAACCCGAAGACCGAGAAGGTCGAGTTCGCGCGCCTCAAGGTGCCCCAGGTGCTGCCGCGGTTCGTGCAGCTGCCCGACGACGGCTCGGGGCGCGTGCGGTTCCTCACCCTCGAGGACCTCATCTCGAACCACCTCGACCAGCTGTTCCCGGGCATGGAGATCCTCGAGCACCACGAGTTCCGCGTCACCCGCAACGAGGACGTCGAGATCGAGGAGGACGAGAGCGAGAACCTCATCCAGGCCCTCGAGCGCGAGCTGCTGCGGCGGCGCTTCGGGCCGCCCATCCGCCTCGAGATCACCGACGACATGGACGACGTGACGCTCGGCCTGCTCGTGCGCGAGCTCGGCATCACCGAGCAGGAGGTGTACCGCCTGCCCGCGCCGCTCGACCTCGGCGGGCTCTTCGAGATCTCGAAGCTCGACCGGCCGCACCTGAAGTTCCCCAAGCACGTGCCCGTGACGCCCCTCGAGCTGCAGCCCAGCGAGCCGAACGCGAAGCCCGACGTGTTCCGCGCCCTGCAGCGCGGCGAGGTGCTCGTGCACCACCCGTACGAGTCCTTCGCGACGAGCGTGCAGGCGTTCCTCGAGCAGGCGGCGCGCGACCCCAACGTGCTCGCCATCAAGCAGACCCTGTACCGCACGAGCGGCGACAGCCCCATCGTCGAGGCGCTCATCGACGCCGCCGAGGCCGGCAAGGCCGTGCTCGCGCTCGTCGAGATCAAGGCGCGCTTCGACGAGCAGAACAACATCGAGTGGGCGCGCAAGCTCGAGAAGGCCGGCGTGCACGTCGTCTACGGCCTCGTCGGTCTCAAGACCCACTGCAAGCTCGCGCTCGTCGTCCGGCAGGAGAAGAACGGCGACCTGCGCTACTACTCGCACATCGGCACGGGCAACTACAACCCGAAGACGAGCCGCATCTACGAGGACTTCGGCCTCTTCACCGCCGACCCGATCGTCGGCAAGGACCTCACGCGCCTGTTCAACGAGCTCTCCGGCTACGCCATCGAGAAGAAGTACAAGCGCCTGCTCGTGGCTCCGCGCTATCTGCGCCGCGGGCTGCTGAAGAGCATCCGCACCGAGACCCAGAACGCGCTCGAGGGCAAGCCCGCGGGAATCCGCATCAAGGTGAACTCGCTCGTCGACGAGGCGATCATCGACGCGCTCTACCGCGCGAGCGCCGCCGGGGCCAGCGTCGACATCGTCGTGCGCGGCATCTGCGCGCTGACCCCCGGGCGCGAGGGGCTGAGCGAGAACATCCGCGTGCGCAGCGTGCTCGGCCGCTACCTCGAGCACTCGCGCATCTTCGCCTTCGAGAACGACGGCGACCCGCAGGTCTACATCGGCAGCGCCGACATGATGCACCGCAACCTCGACCGCCGGGTCGAGGCGCTCGTGCGCCTGCAGGAGCCCGCGCACCTCGCCCAGATCGACGAGCTCTTCACCACCTCGATGAGCACGACGACCGCGTCGTGGCAGCTGCAGCCCGACGGCGAATGGATGCGCCACTACCGCGATTCGCGCGGCCGCCACCTCGCCGACCTGCAGAACGTCGTCATGAACGGCATCACCGCGCGCCGACGGCCGAGGACGACGCGATGA
- a CDS encoding NUDIX hydrolase: MSPAVVAAGAVVWKLVDGKVRVLLVHRTQHEDVTIPKGKVDPGETLPHTAVREIAEETGFDVELGAPLGTVEYRLPNGRQKIVHYWSAEVDPGAAERHSYEANGEIFALEWLPLSKAAKHLTYPHDAEVLERFAAQVEAGAARTFSLIVLRHGKAMPHEQWDGPDSTRPLLHHGLEQSVSVAGGIAAYGPEKLLSSPAVRCLSTIGPTAALTGLDIKASESISQDSYASDAARVEAVVTKRLAKGRSSVLCSHGPVIPQIIGAAASLGRATVDGALRRSAALATGEFTVMHFTEDAVGPRLVAVETHAPALA, encoded by the coding sequence ATGAGCCCCGCCGTCGTCGCGGCCGGCGCCGTCGTCTGGAAGCTCGTCGACGGCAAGGTGCGCGTGCTGCTCGTGCACCGCACGCAGCACGAGGACGTCACCATCCCCAAGGGGAAGGTCGACCCCGGCGAGACGCTGCCGCACACCGCGGTGCGCGAGATCGCGGAGGAGACCGGCTTCGACGTCGAGCTCGGCGCGCCGCTCGGCACCGTCGAGTACCGGCTGCCGAACGGGCGGCAGAAGATCGTGCACTACTGGTCGGCCGAGGTCGACCCGGGCGCGGCCGAGCGGCACAGCTACGAAGCCAACGGCGAGATCTTCGCGCTCGAGTGGCTGCCGCTGTCGAAGGCCGCCAAGCACCTCACCTACCCGCACGACGCCGAGGTGCTCGAGCGCTTCGCCGCGCAGGTCGAGGCCGGCGCCGCCCGCACCTTCTCGCTCATCGTGCTGCGGCACGGCAAGGCGATGCCGCACGAGCAGTGGGACGGCCCCGACAGCACCCGGCCGCTGCTGCACCACGGGCTCGAGCAGTCGGTCTCGGTCGCCGGCGGCATCGCCGCCTACGGCCCCGAGAAGCTGCTCTCCTCCCCCGCCGTGCGCTGCCTGTCGACGATCGGGCCGACCGCGGCGCTCACCGGCCTCGACATCAAGGCCTCCGAGAGCATCAGCCAGGACTCCTACGCCTCCGACGCCGCGCGCGTCGAGGCCGTGGTGACCAAGCGCCTCGCCAAGGGCCGCAGCTCCGTGCTGTGCTCGCACGGCCCGGTGATCCCCCAGATCATCGGCGCGGCGGCATCCCTCGGGCGCGCGACGGTCGATGGGGCCCTGCGGCGCAGCGCGGCCCTCGCGACGGGCGAGTTCACCGTCATGCACTTCACCGAGGATGCCGTCGGCCCGCGGCTCGTGGCCGTCGAGACGCACGCGCCGGCCCTCGCCTGA
- a CDS encoding phosphate ABC transporter substrate-binding protein PstS, which produces MINKRAGSVAAIFAASALLLGGCAANEPAPAEPGTTDEASSLTGTLVGAGASSQQSAQEAWVAAFQGVNPEVTIEYDPSGSGPGRDTFIAGGSAFAGSDRAFNDEEIAAGEFGACVPEAGIVEIPAYVSPIAVIFNLEGVDTLNLDAATIAGIFAGTITNWNDEAIVSQNEGVELPDLAITAVHRADDSGTTENFTAYLSEAAGEVWTEEPDGVWPFETGEAAQGTSGVVDAVTNGTGTIGYADASRAGDLGTVAVQVGEEYVPFSPEAAAAVVDASAFVEGRGEGDLAIELDRATDESGVYPVVLVSYLIACVEYQEAADAELVKAYFEYIISEEGQQAAAEAAGSAPISDQLRERATAAVELIS; this is translated from the coding sequence GTGATCAACAAGCGTGCGGGCAGCGTCGCTGCCATCTTCGCCGCCTCGGCCCTCCTGCTCGGCGGCTGCGCCGCGAACGAGCCCGCCCCGGCAGAGCCCGGCACCACCGACGAGGCCAGCAGCCTCACCGGCACCCTCGTGGGCGCCGGCGCGTCCTCGCAGCAGTCGGCACAGGAGGCCTGGGTCGCCGCGTTCCAGGGCGTCAACCCCGAGGTGACCATCGAGTACGACCCCTCGGGCTCGGGCCCGGGTCGCGACACCTTCATCGCCGGCGGTTCCGCGTTCGCGGGCTCCGACCGCGCGTTCAACGACGAGGAGATCGCCGCCGGCGAGTTCGGCGCCTGCGTCCCCGAGGCGGGCATCGTCGAGATCCCGGCCTACGTCTCGCCGATCGCCGTCATCTTCAACCTCGAGGGCGTCGACACGCTCAACCTCGACGCGGCGACGATCGCCGGCATCTTCGCCGGCACGATCACCAACTGGAACGACGAGGCGATCGTCTCGCAGAACGAGGGCGTCGAGCTCCCCGACCTGGCGATCACCGCCGTGCACCGCGCGGACGACTCGGGCACCACCGAGAACTTCACGGCCTACCTCTCCGAGGCGGCTGGCGAGGTCTGGACCGAGGAGCCCGACGGCGTCTGGCCCTTCGAGACCGGCGAGGCCGCTCAGGGCACCTCCGGCGTCGTCGACGCCGTGACCAACGGCACCGGCACCATCGGATACGCCGACGCCTCGCGCGCCGGTGACCTCGGAACCGTCGCCGTGCAGGTCGGCGAGGAGTACGTTCCGTTCTCGCCCGAGGCCGCCGCCGCCGTCGTCGACGCCTCGGCGTTCGTCGAGGGCCGCGGAGAGGGCGACCTGGCGATCGAGCTCGACCGCGCGACCGACGAGTCCGGCGTCTACCCCGTCGTGCTCGTGAGCTACCTCATCGCCTGCGTCGAGTACCAGGAGGCCGCCGACGCCGAGCTGGTGAAGGCGTACTTCGAGTACATCATCTCGGAGGAGGGCCAGCAGGCCGCCGCCGAGGCCGCCGGCTCCGCGCCGATCTCCGACCAGCTGCGCGAGCGGGCCACGGCCGCCGTCGAGCTGATCAGCTAA
- the pstC gene encoding phosphate ABC transporter permease subunit PstC, which produces MTALGTPPRIAAKQRPGDRIFSGAALIAGSLILATLALVAAFLVIQSVPAVTVPADELGILGGASFVEYVVPLVFGTVWAAVIALVLAVPVAVGIALFISHYAPRRLAQSLGYVIDLLAAVPSVVFGLWGGNVLAPAIQPAYTWLWENLSFIPLFAGPPSGTGRTILTAGIVLAVMVLPIITALCREVFLQTPVLHEEAALALGATRWEMIRIAVLPFGRAGIISAVMLGLGRALGETMAVAMVLSATGVITFNVISSINPSTIAANIALSFPEAYGDNVSVLIATGLVLFAITLVVNAIARIVVNRRKDFSGAN; this is translated from the coding sequence ATGACCGCACTGGGAACCCCGCCCAGAATCGCAGCGAAGCAGCGCCCCGGCGACAGGATCTTCTCCGGCGCCGCCCTCATCGCCGGTTCTCTCATCCTCGCCACGCTGGCCCTCGTCGCCGCGTTCCTCGTCATCCAGAGCGTCCCCGCCGTGACCGTTCCGGCCGACGAGCTCGGGATCCTCGGCGGCGCCTCCTTCGTCGAGTACGTCGTCCCCCTCGTCTTCGGAACCGTCTGGGCCGCCGTCATCGCGCTCGTGCTCGCCGTCCCCGTCGCCGTCGGCATCGCCCTCTTCATCTCGCACTACGCGCCCCGCCGCCTGGCGCAGTCGCTCGGCTACGTCATCGACCTGCTGGCCGCGGTCCCCTCGGTCGTCTTCGGCCTGTGGGGCGGAAACGTCCTCGCCCCGGCCATCCAGCCCGCGTACACCTGGCTCTGGGAGAACCTCTCGTTCATCCCGCTCTTCGCCGGTCCTCCCTCGGGCACCGGCCGCACCATCCTGACGGCGGGCATCGTCCTCGCGGTCATGGTGCTCCCCATCATCACGGCCCTGTGCCGCGAGGTCTTCCTGCAGACCCCGGTGCTGCACGAGGAGGCGGCTCTCGCTCTCGGCGCCACCCGCTGGGAGATGATCCGCATCGCCGTGCTGCCCTTCGGTCGCGCGGGCATCATCTCGGCCGTCATGCTCGGCCTCGGCCGCGCGCTCGGCGAGACGATGGCGGTCGCGATGGTGCTGTCGGCTACGGGCGTCATCACCTTCAACGTCATCAGCTCGATCAACCCCTCCACCATCGCCGCGAACATCGCGCTCTCGTTCCCCGAGGCCTACGGCGACAACGTCTCGGTGCTCATCGCCACGGGGCTCGTGCTCTTCGCCATCACGCTCGTCGTCAACGCGATCGCCCGCATCGTGGTCAATCGCCGCAAGGACTTCTCGGGAGCCAACTGA
- the pstA gene encoding phosphate ABC transporter permease PstA, producing the protein MTTTLDRRPSTQGDPLNVYSSGRLPNWSPWVILLASIATFAAIFALVAASDGSDFSIVGTVFFGFVLSTAVLVLVSRMVEGSRQSVDRLVTSLVVLAFVIALLPLISLVFTVVTNGLPRFDLEFFTFSMRNIVGEGGGAVHAIVGTLLMTGTAALISIPIGLMTSIYLVEYGRGRLARAITFFVDVMTGIPSIVAGLFAYAVFSALLGPGERLGLAGAMALAVLMIPVVVRSSEEMLRLVPNELREAAFALGVPKWLMILKVVLPTSIAGITTGIMLSIARVIGETAPLLIAAGFTNNLNYDLTEGRMQSLPVFVYTSYISQGTDAQAYLDRAWAGALTLILIVMILNLLARFIARQFAPKLGR; encoded by the coding sequence ATGACCACCACGCTCGATCGCCGCCCCAGCACCCAGGGCGACCCTCTCAACGTCTACTCCTCCGGCCGACTGCCCAACTGGTCGCCGTGGGTCATCCTGCTGGCGAGCATCGCCACCTTCGCCGCGATCTTCGCGCTCGTCGCCGCCTCCGACGGCAGCGACTTCAGCATCGTCGGCACGGTCTTCTTCGGATTCGTGCTCTCCACCGCCGTGCTCGTCCTGGTCTCGCGCATGGTCGAGGGCAGTCGGCAGTCGGTCGACCGACTCGTCACGAGCCTCGTCGTGCTCGCCTTCGTCATCGCTCTCCTCCCGCTCATCTCCCTGGTCTTCACCGTGGTCACTAACGGGCTCCCGCGCTTCGACCTCGAGTTCTTCACCTTCTCGATGCGCAACATCGTCGGCGAAGGCGGCGGCGCCGTGCACGCGATCGTCGGCACGCTCCTCATGACCGGAACTGCGGCCCTCATCTCCATCCCGATCGGGCTCATGACCTCGATCTACCTCGTCGAGTACGGCCGCGGTCGTCTGGCACGGGCGATCACCTTCTTCGTCGACGTCATGACGGGCATCCCGTCGATCGTGGCAGGCCTGTTCGCCTACGCGGTCTTCAGCGCCCTGCTCGGGCCCGGAGAGCGTCTGGGACTCGCCGGAGCGATGGCGCTGGCGGTGCTCATGATCCCGGTGGTCGTGCGATCCTCCGAGGAGATGCTCCGTCTCGTGCCGAACGAACTGCGGGAGGCCGCGTTCGCGCTCGGGGTTCCGAAGTGGCTCATGATCCTCAAAGTCGTCCTGCCCACGTCGATCGCCGGCATCACCACGGGCATCATGCTGTCGATCGCCCGCGTGATCGGCGAGACGGCGCCGCTGCTCATCGCCGCCGGCTTCACGAACAACCTCAACTACGACCTCACCGAGGGGCGGATGCAGTCCCTGCCGGTCTTCGTCTACACCTCGTACATCTCCCAGGGCACCGACGCCCAGGCCTACCTCGATCGGGCTTGGGCAGGCGCACTCACCCTCATCCTCATCGTGATGATCCTCAACCTGCTCGCACGCTTCATCGCCCGTCAGTTCGCCCCGAAGCTCGGCCGTTGA